One window of the Lemur catta isolate mLemCat1 chromosome 6, mLemCat1.pri, whole genome shotgun sequence genome contains the following:
- the PRKAG1 gene encoding 5'-AMP-activated protein kinase subunit gamma-1 isoform X2, whose protein sequence is MVTSSDSSPALENEHPQETPESNNSVYTSFMKSHRCYDLIPTSSKLVVFDTSLQVKKAFFALVTNGVRAAPLWDSKKQSFVGMLTITDFINILHRYYKSALVQIYELEEHKIETWREVYLQDSFKPLVCISPNASLFDAVSSLIRNKIHRLPVIDPESGNTLYILTHKRILKFLKLFITEFPKPEFMSKSLEELQIGTYANIAMVRTTTPVYVALGIFVQHRVSALPVVDEKGRVVDIYSKFDVINLAAEKTYNNLDVSVTKALQHRSHYFEGVLKCYLHETLETIINRLVEAEVHRLVVVDESDVVKGIVSLSDILQALVLTGGEKL, encoded by the exons ATG GTCACTTCTTCAGATAGCTCCCCAGCTTTGGAAAATGAGCATCCTCAAG AGACCCCAGAATCCAACAACAGTGTGTATACTTCCTTCATGAAGTCTCATCGCTGCTATGACCTGATTCCCACAAGTTCCAAATTGGTTGTATTTGATACTTCCCTGCAG GTGAAGAAAGCTTTCTTTGCTTTGGTGACTAATGGTGTACGAGCTGCCCCTTTGTGGGATAGTAAGAAGCAAAGTTTTGTGG GCATGCTGACCATCACAGATTTCATCAATATCCTGCATCGCTACTATAAGTCAGCCTTG GTACAGATCTATGAACTAGAAGAACACAAGATAGAAACTTGGAGAG AGGTGTACCTACAGGACTCCTTTAAACCGCTCGTCTGCATTTCTCCTAATGCCAG TTTGTTTGATGCTGTATCTTCATTAATTCGAAACAAGATCCACAGGCTGCCAGTTATTGACCCAGAATCAGGCAACACCTTGTACATCCTCACCCACAAGCGCATCCTGAAATTCCTCAAATTGTTT ATCACAGAGTTCCCCAAGCCAGAGTTCATGTCTAAGTCTCTGGAAGAGCTACAGATTGGCACCTATGCCAATATTGCTATGGTCCGCACTACCACCCCTGTCTACGTAGCTCTGGGCATCTTTGTACAGCATCGAGTCTCGGCGTTGCCAGTGGTAGATGAGAAAG GACGTGTGGTGGACATCTACTCCAAGTTTGATGTTATC aATCTGGCAGCAGAAAAGACCTACAACAACCTAGATGTGTCTGTGACTAAAGCCCTACAACATCGATCACACTACTTTGAGGGCGTTCTTAAGTGCTACCTGCACGAGACTCTAGAGACCATCATCAACAGGCTTGTGGAAGCAGAG GTTCACCGACTTGTAGTGGTGGATGAGAGTGATGTGGTCAAGGGAATTGTATCACTGTCTGACATCCTGCAGGCCTTGGTGCTCACAGGTGGAGAAAAGCTctga
- the PRKAG1 gene encoding 5'-AMP-activated protein kinase subunit gamma-1 isoform X1: METVTSSDSSPALENEHPQETPESNNSVYTSFMKSHRCYDLIPTSSKLVVFDTSLQVKKAFFALVTNGVRAAPLWDSKKQSFVGMLTITDFINILHRYYKSALVQIYELEEHKIETWREVYLQDSFKPLVCISPNASLFDAVSSLIRNKIHRLPVIDPESGNTLYILTHKRILKFLKLFITEFPKPEFMSKSLEELQIGTYANIAMVRTTTPVYVALGIFVQHRVSALPVVDEKGRVVDIYSKFDVINLAAEKTYNNLDVSVTKALQHRSHYFEGVLKCYLHETLETIINRLVEAEVHRLVVVDESDVVKGIVSLSDILQALVLTGGEKL, encoded by the exons GTCACTTCTTCAGATAGCTCCCCAGCTTTGGAAAATGAGCATCCTCAAG AGACCCCAGAATCCAACAACAGTGTGTATACTTCCTTCATGAAGTCTCATCGCTGCTATGACCTGATTCCCACAAGTTCCAAATTGGTTGTATTTGATACTTCCCTGCAG GTGAAGAAAGCTTTCTTTGCTTTGGTGACTAATGGTGTACGAGCTGCCCCTTTGTGGGATAGTAAGAAGCAAAGTTTTGTGG GCATGCTGACCATCACAGATTTCATCAATATCCTGCATCGCTACTATAAGTCAGCCTTG GTACAGATCTATGAACTAGAAGAACACAAGATAGAAACTTGGAGAG AGGTGTACCTACAGGACTCCTTTAAACCGCTCGTCTGCATTTCTCCTAATGCCAG TTTGTTTGATGCTGTATCTTCATTAATTCGAAACAAGATCCACAGGCTGCCAGTTATTGACCCAGAATCAGGCAACACCTTGTACATCCTCACCCACAAGCGCATCCTGAAATTCCTCAAATTGTTT ATCACAGAGTTCCCCAAGCCAGAGTTCATGTCTAAGTCTCTGGAAGAGCTACAGATTGGCACCTATGCCAATATTGCTATGGTCCGCACTACCACCCCTGTCTACGTAGCTCTGGGCATCTTTGTACAGCATCGAGTCTCGGCGTTGCCAGTGGTAGATGAGAAAG GACGTGTGGTGGACATCTACTCCAAGTTTGATGTTATC aATCTGGCAGCAGAAAAGACCTACAACAACCTAGATGTGTCTGTGACTAAAGCCCTACAACATCGATCACACTACTTTGAGGGCGTTCTTAAGTGCTACCTGCACGAGACTCTAGAGACCATCATCAACAGGCTTGTGGAAGCAGAG GTTCACCGACTTGTAGTGGTGGATGAGAGTGATGTGGTCAAGGGAATTGTATCACTGTCTGACATCCTGCAGGCCTTGGTGCTCACAGGTGGAGAAAAGCTctga
- the PRKAG1 gene encoding 5'-AMP-activated protein kinase subunit gamma-1 isoform X3, translating to MKSHRCYDLIPTSSKLVVFDTSLQVKKAFFALVTNGVRAAPLWDSKKQSFVGMLTITDFINILHRYYKSALVQIYELEEHKIETWREVYLQDSFKPLVCISPNASLFDAVSSLIRNKIHRLPVIDPESGNTLYILTHKRILKFLKLFITEFPKPEFMSKSLEELQIGTYANIAMVRTTTPVYVALGIFVQHRVSALPVVDEKGRVVDIYSKFDVINLAAEKTYNNLDVSVTKALQHRSHYFEGVLKCYLHETLETIINRLVEAEVHRLVVVDESDVVKGIVSLSDILQALVLTGGEKL from the exons ATGAAGTCTCATCGCTGCTATGACCTGATTCCCACAAGTTCCAAATTGGTTGTATTTGATACTTCCCTGCAG GTGAAGAAAGCTTTCTTTGCTTTGGTGACTAATGGTGTACGAGCTGCCCCTTTGTGGGATAGTAAGAAGCAAAGTTTTGTGG GCATGCTGACCATCACAGATTTCATCAATATCCTGCATCGCTACTATAAGTCAGCCTTG GTACAGATCTATGAACTAGAAGAACACAAGATAGAAACTTGGAGAG AGGTGTACCTACAGGACTCCTTTAAACCGCTCGTCTGCATTTCTCCTAATGCCAG TTTGTTTGATGCTGTATCTTCATTAATTCGAAACAAGATCCACAGGCTGCCAGTTATTGACCCAGAATCAGGCAACACCTTGTACATCCTCACCCACAAGCGCATCCTGAAATTCCTCAAATTGTTT ATCACAGAGTTCCCCAAGCCAGAGTTCATGTCTAAGTCTCTGGAAGAGCTACAGATTGGCACCTATGCCAATATTGCTATGGTCCGCACTACCACCCCTGTCTACGTAGCTCTGGGCATCTTTGTACAGCATCGAGTCTCGGCGTTGCCAGTGGTAGATGAGAAAG GACGTGTGGTGGACATCTACTCCAAGTTTGATGTTATC aATCTGGCAGCAGAAAAGACCTACAACAACCTAGATGTGTCTGTGACTAAAGCCCTACAACATCGATCACACTACTTTGAGGGCGTTCTTAAGTGCTACCTGCACGAGACTCTAGAGACCATCATCAACAGGCTTGTGGAAGCAGAG GTTCACCGACTTGTAGTGGTGGATGAGAGTGATGTGGTCAAGGGAATTGTATCACTGTCTGACATCCTGCAGGCCTTGGTGCTCACAGGTGGAGAAAAGCTctga